A stretch of Pseudolysobacter antarcticus DNA encodes these proteins:
- a CDS encoding DUF1190 domain-containing protein, whose protein sequence is MKRSRQLALILMGQVPFLLVGCEEQVADTQQLKEGFYTSVDACIADGNPTDNCHKAYDSAQQNHAKTDVKFSDRDSCYAQFGDRCNERHEGGGSIWVPLMEGFMLSQILRPNYPPTYAYASPVYRQRDGQYARSFRDDEDRRSSSSGFSSGGGVGSSTSRSTSATTPVTSSPNRAITVSRSGFGSSAAARGAWGGSHASLHSSGGSSSSAGSSGS, encoded by the coding sequence ATGAAGCGTTCACGTCAGCTCGCCCTGATCCTGATGGGACAGGTCCCGTTTCTGCTGGTCGGTTGCGAAGAACAAGTCGCCGATACCCAGCAGTTGAAGGAAGGGTTTTATACCTCGGTGGATGCGTGCATCGCCGATGGCAATCCGACCGACAATTGCCACAAGGCTTACGATTCGGCACAACAGAATCATGCCAAGACCGATGTAAAGTTTTCCGACCGCGATAGCTGTTACGCGCAATTCGGTGATCGTTGCAACGAGCGGCATGAAGGCGGCGGTTCGATCTGGGTACCGCTGATGGAAGGTTTCATGCTGTCGCAGATCCTGCGGCCGAATTATCCACCGACGTATGCGTACGCGTCGCCGGTGTATCGGCAGCGCGACGGGCAATACGCGCGTTCGTTTCGCGATGATGAAGATCGCCGATCGTCGAGCAGCGGATTCTCTAGCGGCGGTGGTGTCGGCAGTTCGACATCCCGATCCACTTCCGCGACAACGCCGGTAACCAGTTCACCGAATCGCGCGATTACGGTATCGCGTTCGGGCTTCGGTTCGTCGGCGGCGGCGCGTGGCGCGTGGGGTGGTTCGCACGCGAGTTTGCACTCCTCGGGTGGATCGAGTAGCAGCGCTGGCAGTAGCGGAAGCTGA
- a CDS encoding glutathionylspermidine synthase family protein, protein MRRVLIVERADWRTSAETLGFQFHTIDGDAYWDETAYYAFTLTQIENDIEAPSEEIHEMAMTLVGEIVQSEALMTRLAIPARYWDWIRNSWRDASPHLYGRLDLAYDGKGPAKLYELNYDTPTSLYEAAFFQWHWLEQQRDRGVLPVGADQYNRIQEALIETFGTIAPRLPRPLYFSAVAESREDQATITYLQDCAEQAGLATKRIDIERIGLSSTGRFTDEDDQVIAALFKLYPLEFMFEEKYGPSLPDAGIVLIEPPWKSLLSNKGVLPLLWERHTGHPNLLPAFFHDPISETLAPGWVQKPFFSREGANIAIRLPDGSSQSTDGPYDDSQSIRQQFHALPDFGHGRALVGSWIVADQAVGIGIREDDSLITQDTSRFVPHAIV, encoded by the coding sequence ATGCGCCGCGTGCTCATTGTCGAACGTGCCGATTGGCGGACCAGCGCTGAAACTCTCGGCTTCCAGTTCCACACCATCGACGGCGATGCGTATTGGGACGAAACCGCGTATTACGCGTTCACGCTGACGCAGATCGAAAACGACATCGAAGCGCCGAGCGAAGAAATCCACGAGATGGCGATGACGTTGGTCGGCGAGATCGTGCAGAGCGAAGCACTGATGACGCGATTGGCGATTCCGGCGCGCTACTGGGATTGGATTCGCAACTCGTGGCGCGATGCTTCGCCGCACCTGTATGGTCGGCTCGACCTCGCTTATGACGGCAAAGGCCCGGCGAAATTATATGAGCTGAACTACGACACGCCGACCTCGCTGTACGAGGCCGCGTTTTTCCAGTGGCACTGGCTGGAACAGCAGCGCGATCGCGGAGTATTGCCGGTCGGTGCCGATCAGTACAACCGCATCCAGGAAGCATTGATCGAAACCTTCGGTACGATCGCGCCGCGCTTGCCGCGACCGCTGTATTTTTCGGCGGTGGCAGAATCGCGCGAGGATCAGGCGACGATCACTTATCTGCAGGATTGCGCGGAGCAGGCCGGACTCGCGACCAAACGCATCGACATCGAGCGCATCGGGCTGAGCTCCACGGGACGTTTTACCGATGAAGACGATCAGGTGATCGCGGCCTTGTTCAAGCTGTATCCGCTCGAATTCATGTTCGAGGAAAAGTACGGTCCGAGCCTGCCCGATGCAGGCATCGTGCTGATCGAACCGCCGTGGAAATCGCTGCTCAGCAACAAGGGCGTGCTGCCGTTATTGTGGGAACGCCACACCGGCCATCCGAATCTGCTGCCGGCTTTTTTCCACGATCCGATAAGTGAAACATTGGCGCCCGGCTGGGTGCAAAAACCGTTCTTCTCGCGCGAAGGCGCGAACATCGCGATACGCCTGCCGGATGGTTCGAGCCAAAGCACCGACGGCCCGTACGACGACTCTCAAAGCATTCGCCAGCAATTCCATGCGCTGCCGGATTTCGGCCATGGTCGTGCGCTGGTTGGTAGTTGGATCGTGGCCGATCAGGCGGTCGGTATCGGCATTCGCGAAGACGATTCGTTGATCACGCAGGATACGTCGCGGTTCGTGCCGCACGCGATTGTTTAA
- a CDS encoding M14 family metallopeptidase, with protein sequence MSAPSKIHPLTRAERSDYSETSLHADVLDFIAELRKLGDARLSISEFGNTPEGRELPLLVLSGHGHFTPQAAHASGLPIVLVICGIHAGEVEGKEAGLMLVRDILAGQHGDLLDKLTLIIVPLFNADGNDRISVENRRLDISKLHGQIGPVGGVGTRVNAAGINLNRDYMRQEGAEMRLLQTRICHVWNAHMVIDCHATNGSIHRFAMTFDIPHTVQSGRREPIDYMRSRLLPAVQAAVKKNDGLDSHWYGNFLRDEGGQGTGWITYTHHPRFGGNYRGLTNRLDLLLETYSYLTFAERVRTTYAFLRESLAYVAKHGAEIVTSLAACIEPPEHIAVRYRLEAFADREVEVLTREPYTLEGAPISVAVPYFGNFVGEHVVQRPLAYAIPANIAAHLERHSLHVERPKNSIELDVEIATVRGLVSSAGREILEANASAYIDAEYHAERRELPQDWCIVYTAQQYGAIAVYLCEAGSDDGLLACDLIDAPAPGDEFPAWRVLSLV encoded by the coding sequence ATGTCCGCACCCTCCAAAATCCATCCACTGACGCGCGCAGAACGTTCCGATTACAGCGAAACATCATTGCATGCCGATGTGCTCGATTTCATCGCGGAATTGCGCAAGCTTGGCGATGCGCGTTTATCGATCAGCGAATTCGGCAACACACCGGAAGGCCGTGAATTGCCGCTGCTGGTGTTGTCGGGCCATGGCCATTTTACTCCGCAAGCCGCGCACGCATCCGGCCTGCCGATCGTGCTTGTTATCTGCGGCATCCACGCGGGCGAAGTCGAGGGCAAGGAAGCCGGCTTGATGCTGGTGCGCGATATTCTGGCGGGCCAGCATGGCGATCTGCTCGATAAGCTCACGCTGATCATCGTGCCGTTGTTCAACGCCGACGGCAACGATCGCATCAGCGTCGAAAATCGTCGTCTCGATATCTCGAAGCTGCACGGCCAGATCGGTCCGGTCGGCGGCGTCGGCACGCGCGTCAACGCTGCTGGCATCAATCTGAATCGCGACTACATGCGCCAGGAAGGCGCCGAAATGCGCCTGCTGCAAACGCGCATCTGCCATGTCTGGAACGCGCACATGGTGATCGACTGCCACGCGACCAACGGCTCGATTCATCGGTTTGCGATGACCTTCGACATTCCGCATACGGTGCAAAGCGGACGCCGCGAACCGATCGACTACATGCGCTCGCGCTTGCTGCCGGCGGTGCAGGCGGCAGTCAAAAAAAACGATGGCCTCGACTCGCATTGGTACGGCAATTTTCTGCGCGACGAGGGCGGCCAAGGCACCGGCTGGATCACCTATACGCACCACCCGCGCTTCGGTGGAAATTATCGCGGCCTGACCAATCGCCTCGATCTGTTGCTGGAAACATACTCGTATCTGACGTTCGCTGAGCGCGTTCGCACGACGTATGCATTCCTGCGTGAATCGCTCGCTTATGTCGCCAAGCACGGTGCAGAAATCGTCACGTCGTTGGCAGCATGCATCGAGCCACCCGAGCATATCGCGGTACGTTATCGACTCGAAGCATTTGCCGATCGCGAGGTCGAAGTGCTGACGCGCGAGCCTTACACTTTGGAAGGCGCACCGATCAGCGTGGCTGTGCCCTACTTCGGTAATTTTGTCGGCGAGCATGTGGTGCAACGACCGCTGGCGTATGCGATCCCTGCCAATATCGCCGCGCATCTTGAGCGTCACAGTCTGCATGTCGAGCGACCGAAAAACTCCATCGAACTCGATGTCGAAATCGCCACCGTGCGCGGCCTGGTTTCATCGGCAGGTCGAGAAATTCTCGAAGCGAATGCTTCTGCGTATATCGATGCCGAATATCACGCCGAACGCCGCGAACTGCCGCAGGACTGGTGCATCGTCTACACCGCACAACAATACGGCGCGATTGCGGTGTATCTGTGCGAAGCCGGCAGCGACGATGGACTGCTGGCGTGTGATTTGATTGATGCGCCAGCGCCCGGCGATGAATTCCCGGCGTGGCGCGTGCTGTCGCTAGTCTGA
- a CDS encoding DsbA family oxidoreductase: MAVPVKIDFVSDVSCPWCVIGLKALQQALDNLGDKVQADLHFQPFELNPQMPAEGQDINEHLIQKYGSTPQQLAQTREALRARGAALGFEFSQANRSRVYNTFDAHRLLHWADEQGGGRQLALKEALFHAYFTDGKNPGAHEVLIQAATEVGLDATRAEQILAGDEYADIVRAQERFYTEHGIHSVPAVIINDKHLISGGQPVETFERALRQIAGLPELAATTG; this comes from the coding sequence ATGGCTGTGCCCGTCAAGATCGATTTTGTTTCAGATGTCTCGTGCCCGTGGTGCGTGATCGGACTGAAAGCGCTGCAACAGGCGCTGGATAATCTCGGCGACAAAGTGCAGGCCGATCTGCATTTTCAACCGTTTGAGTTGAACCCGCAGATGCCAGCCGAAGGCCAAGACATCAACGAGCACCTGATCCAGAAATATGGCTCGACGCCGCAACAACTCGCGCAAACTCGTGAAGCCTTGCGCGCGCGTGGTGCAGCGCTCGGGTTTGAATTCAGTCAGGCCAATCGCAGTCGCGTCTACAACACGTTCGATGCGCATCGTCTGCTGCATTGGGCCGACGAGCAAGGCGGCGGGCGCCAGCTCGCGCTGAAAGAAGCCTTGTTCCATGCGTATTTCACTGACGGAAAAAATCCGGGCGCACACGAAGTATTGATCCAAGCCGCGACCGAAGTCGGTCTGGATGCAACTCGCGCCGAACAGATTCTTGCGGGCGACGAATACGCCGATATCGTGCGTGCGCAGGAACGTTTCTACACCGAACATGGCATTCATTCGGTACCTGCCGTGATCATCAATGACAAGCACTTGATTTCCGGCGGACAACCGGTCGAGACGTTCGAGCGTGCGCTGCGTCAGATCGCCGGATTGCCCGAACTCGCAGCTACCACGGGCTGA
- a CDS encoding beta strand repeat-containing protein, translated as MKISRGSLLSLAAADRAAAITPGKILSRLTTLLFAIAAMPALSHAATITVTSAADTVSADGAVTLREAISSINAAANVNADVLAVGAYGSADSINFNIPGSGVHSIALTSALPLITKSLTINGYTQGSSSANTLGIGDNAVIQIFLDGTAAGAGAIGLVLSNHSGSAVRGLAIGNFSGSGIEISSGGGSHLISGNFIGISADGSSAAGNGGSGIKIIAVPNNIIGGTTTAARNIISANGQGNVFGGVEIDNAGASGNLIAGNYIGVDATGTVALGNSTAFGFGVIIFNAANTNTVGGLNAGAGNVISANGDGISVQAADKNIIEGNLVGLNAAGNNALGNKFNGVTITGTATGNILGGSNAGAGNVISGNKVDGVALGGCFGGSSIVQGNFIGTDSLGLASLPNGATGVHIASDHHDAMIGGTSAGAGNVIAFNGASGVSVITDNFCGSQAINNAILGNSIFGNASLGIDLGTNGVTPDDAGDADTGANNLQNFPLLTTATSAAGSTSIAGSLNSATNTSFRVEFFSSASCDASGNGQGQTFLGFSNVTTDGSGNAAINASLPEFVPMGHVITTTATDPANNTSEFSACAAVSTDSVPPTVTVNQSLGQSDPANAAPILFTVLFSEPVIGFSGAGISFTGSTAGGTLVANVTGSSANYTVSVSGMTTSGIIVVSIPAAVAMDASSNPSLASTSTDNTVVYSTNVTNSFGPLKIPALTWAMLILLALGLIAVTARYRRA; from the coding sequence GTGAAAATTTCCCGAGGCAGTTTGTTGTCGCTCGCAGCAGCCGATCGAGCGGCTGCGATCACGCCCGGAAAAATCCTCTCGCGTCTCACCACATTATTGTTTGCGATTGCCGCAATGCCGGCGTTATCGCATGCGGCAACGATCACCGTGACCAGCGCGGCTGACACGGTTTCTGCAGACGGTGCAGTCACGTTGCGCGAGGCCATCAGCTCAATCAACGCCGCGGCCAACGTCAATGCCGATGTGCTTGCGGTGGGCGCTTATGGCAGCGCCGACAGCATCAATTTCAACATCCCCGGCAGCGGCGTCCACAGCATTGCCCTGACCTCCGCGCTGCCATTGATTACCAAGTCGCTGACGATCAACGGTTATACGCAAGGATCATCAAGCGCGAATACGTTGGGGATCGGAGACAACGCCGTTATTCAAATTTTCCTCGATGGCACCGCAGCGGGTGCGGGTGCGATCGGACTGGTGCTTTCCAATCATTCCGGCTCAGCCGTAAGAGGTTTGGCGATCGGCAATTTTTCCGGCTCCGGCATCGAAATCAGCAGTGGCGGCGGATCACATCTGATCAGCGGAAATTTTATCGGCATCAGCGCTGATGGCAGCAGTGCCGCCGGCAACGGCGGATCCGGAATCAAGATTATCGCGGTGCCGAACAATATCATCGGCGGCACAACAACGGCGGCGCGCAACATCATTTCCGCCAACGGCCAAGGCAATGTTTTCGGCGGTGTGGAAATCGACAATGCCGGTGCCAGCGGCAACCTGATCGCGGGCAACTACATCGGCGTCGACGCAACAGGAACCGTGGCGCTGGGCAATTCGACCGCGTTCGGTTTCGGTGTGATTATTTTCAATGCCGCCAATACCAATACCGTCGGCGGACTCAACGCCGGCGCCGGCAATGTGATTTCCGCGAATGGTGACGGCATCTCGGTGCAAGCCGCCGACAAAAATATTATTGAGGGTAATCTGGTCGGTTTGAATGCGGCAGGAAATAACGCGCTGGGCAACAAATTCAACGGCGTGACGATAACCGGCACGGCAACTGGCAACATTCTTGGCGGCAGCAATGCTGGCGCGGGCAACGTGATTTCCGGCAACAAGGTCGATGGCGTAGCACTCGGCGGATGTTTTGGTGGATCGTCCATCGTGCAGGGAAATTTCATTGGCACCGACAGCCTGGGTCTCGCATCGCTGCCGAACGGAGCTACCGGCGTGCACATCGCCAGCGATCACCATGATGCGATGATAGGCGGCACGTCGGCCGGTGCCGGCAATGTGATTGCATTCAATGGCGCGAGCGGCGTCAGTGTAATCACGGATAATTTCTGCGGTTCGCAGGCGATCAACAACGCCATCCTCGGCAACTCGATATTCGGCAATGCCTCACTCGGAATAGATCTCGGTACGAACGGCGTTACTCCCGACGATGCGGGCGATGCGGATACTGGTGCCAACAATCTGCAGAACTTTCCGCTACTGACGACGGCAACCAGCGCGGCCGGTTCGACCTCGATCGCGGGCAGTTTGAACAGCGCCACCAATACCAGTTTTCGTGTGGAGTTTTTTTCCAGCGCAAGCTGTGATGCCTCCGGTAACGGACAAGGCCAGACGTTTCTGGGTTTCAGCAATGTAACCACGGATGGCTCAGGTAACGCAGCCATCAACGCTTCCTTGCCGGAATTCGTACCGATGGGTCACGTAATTACCACGACGGCAACAGATCCCGCCAATAACACGTCGGAATTTTCGGCGTGTGCAGCCGTAAGCACAGACAGCGTGCCGCCCACCGTGACAGTAAATCAGTCTCTTGGACAGAGCGACCCAGCCAATGCCGCGCCGATTTTATTCACCGTATTGTTCAGCGAGCCTGTGATCGGCTTCAGTGGTGCTGGCATTTCTTTCACCGGAAGCACCGCCGGCGGTACGCTGGTCGCCAACGTGACTGGCAGCAGCGCCAACTACACAGTCTCCGTATCAGGCATGACCACGTCGGGAATCATCGTGGTCAGCATCCCGGCAGCAGTAGCGATGGATGCGTCGTCCAACCCGAGTTTGGCATCGACCTCGACCGACAACACCGTCGTCTATTCAACAAACGTGACCAATTCGTTTGGCCCGCTCAAAATTCCTGCGCTGACCTGGGCGATGCTGATTCTTCTGGCGCTGGGGTTGATCGCAGTTACCGCTCGATACCGACGCGCCTGA
- a CDS encoding ZrgA family zinc uptake protein has protein sequence MFERFENRHIRLLVTMLLFASSAPVLAQIERQHGAHVHGTSTVDIALDGKTLTIHLDAPGMNLLGFEHAPRDAVERAKVSSVLADLNAPSVWLQPAAGAACRLMHVDVESKGLGGVAAATSNSPLNREPVSAETHADFDADYTFECAQPDRLDNIDIQLIARYAATTIVTVNIASRAGQSTVDLSGSNTRASFPQ, from the coding sequence ATGTTCGAACGATTTGAAAATCGGCATATCCGCCTGCTCGTGACGATGTTGCTATTCGCGTCGAGCGCGCCCGTGCTGGCGCAAATCGAACGGCAACACGGCGCGCATGTGCATGGCACCAGCACCGTCGATATCGCGCTCGACGGCAAGACATTAACGATCCATCTCGATGCGCCGGGCATGAATCTGCTCGGCTTCGAGCATGCGCCACGCGATGCGGTCGAGCGCGCGAAAGTCAGCTCGGTACTGGCGGATCTGAATGCACCGTCGGTATGGCTGCAGCCTGCGGCTGGGGCTGCCTGTCGGCTCATGCATGTCGACGTCGAAAGCAAAGGCTTGGGTGGTGTCGCCGCGGCCACATCGAATTCGCCTTTGAACCGCGAACCGGTCAGCGCGGAAACGCATGCCGATTTCGACGCTGATTACACATTCGAGTGCGCGCAGCCGGATCGACTCGATAACATCGATATTCAACTGATCGCGCGTTATGCCGCCACCACAATTGTCACCGTGAACATCGCCTCACGCGCCGGCCAGAGCACCGTCGATCTGAGCGGTAGCAACACTCGGGCAAGCTTCCCGCAATAA
- a CDS encoding SET domain-containing protein: MSPRFVTRSSSIHGKGVFAAVDIPAEEILIEYSGKRITSQQAERLHGNNSETGHTFLFSVNEKFLIDGNTGGNSSRWFNHSCAPNCQAQVHVNINGDERKDKVLIESLRPIRAGEELTYDYGLDLPPPHSKRLKKIWECRCGAKNCTGTLLKPRKPAAKKGAAKTSVRKTKA, translated from the coding sequence ATGTCGCCTCGATTCGTAACGCGTTCTTCATCCATCCACGGCAAAGGCGTTTTTGCCGCCGTCGATATTCCCGCCGAGGAAATCCTGATCGAGTACAGCGGCAAGCGCATCACCTCGCAGCAGGCCGAGCGGTTGCACGGCAACAATAGCGAAACCGGCCACACGTTTCTGTTTTCGGTCAACGAAAAATTTCTCATCGACGGCAACACTGGCGGTAATTCGTCGCGCTGGTTCAACCACAGTTGCGCGCCGAATTGTCAGGCGCAGGTGCACGTCAACATCAATGGCGATGAGCGCAAGGACAAGGTGCTGATCGAAAGCCTGCGTCCGATTCGAGCTGGCGAAGAACTGACCTACGACTACGGTCTCGATTTGCCACCGCCGCATTCGAAACGCCTGAAAAAAATCTGGGAGTGTCGTTGCGGCGCCAAAAATTGCACCGGCACGTTGCTCAAGCCGCGCAAGCCTGCCGCCAAGAAAGGAGCTGCGAAGACCAGCGTGAGAAAAACCAAGGCGTAA
- a CDS encoding YajD family HNH nuclease — protein sequence MTTSKPHIDNSKLDRIVADARRNAEQRDLGYREQALKMYPWICGRCAREFTRANLQELTVHHRNHDHDFNPVDGSNWELLCVYCHDNEHSRYIDFTGDSAQAPTTAAATSNPFADLKNLLKRKD from the coding sequence ATGACTACCAGCAAACCGCATATCGACAACAGCAAGCTCGACCGCATCGTCGCTGATGCCCGCCGCAATGCCGAGCAACGCGATCTCGGTTATCGCGAGCAGGCCCTGAAAATGTATCCGTGGATTTGCGGCCGTTGCGCGCGCGAATTCACGCGGGCCAACCTGCAGGAACTGACCGTGCATCATCGCAATCACGATCACGATTTCAATCCGGTCGATGGCAGCAACTGGGAATTGCTGTGCGTGTATTGCCACGATAACGAGCACTCGCGCTACATCGACTTCACCGGCGACAGCGCCCAAGCGCCAACGACTGCAGCGGCAACATCGAACCCGTTCGCCGATCTAAAAAATCTGCTGAAGCGCAAGGACTGA
- a CDS encoding family 20 glycosylhydrolase has product MKTYFHSVIFFGVTAFVFGAIGGCQSIQTSTSATTYAQPADPLSLIPQPLSLARSPGYFELRQGAALIVESQNAQALGVARYFVDLMSRTRGLKLDLLPLTGTIPKSQAISFVLDPHVVVSSDEGYELVVAGDHIRLAARTAHGLFNGSTTLWQLLTLDTGNTLPIRVPALRIDDAPRFVWRGLMLDVSRHFMPPDAIKQILAAMAVHKLNVFHWHLTDDQGWRIEIKKYPRLTDIGAWRVPAGSAATADIDPNTKKPRREGGFYTQNDVREIVSYAAERFITIVPEIEMPGHAQAAIAAYPQFGSRGDNPTVSSDWGVHTYLYNVNEDTFAFLEDVLSEVMALFPGRYIHVGGDEAAKDQWQASAQVQQRMHTLGVANEAALQSYFIQRIEKFLGAHGRKLIGWDEILEGGLPAEATVMSWQGMKGGIEAANQGHDVVMAPSPDLYLDHLQSSAHDEPPGRPSLITLADVYKFEPVPTELNTTQAQHILGAQINLWTEHMRTPQRVQHATFPRLAALAELTWSSHENRNWNSFVTRLIPQLARYRRLGIDYADSAFAVNIAAATNAQSDRADVVLSNQLGIGAIRYTLDGGEPTAQSVRYEKPLQITLPQTLRANTFADDQPLAETRTRVIERLSLLQRNSDELASCNKKLPLRLEDDAPLPGERAVFNVDILDACWIYAQAPLNGITQIQIIIGQIPYNFQLWHDSDKIVSHAAASKREELQVRLDTCAGEILAVLPLTPALAQSGLSTLTANLPARSGTHDLCLFFTTRNHDPLWAIDAVQLLPSATPVSPK; this is encoded by the coding sequence ATGAAAACCTATTTTCACAGCGTGATTTTTTTCGGCGTCACCGCATTCGTGTTCGGTGCGATCGGCGGTTGTCAGTCTATCCAGACCAGCACTTCAGCCACGACATATGCACAACCCGCAGATCCGTTATCACTGATTCCACAACCACTCTCGCTGGCGCGATCGCCCGGCTATTTTGAACTGCGCCAAGGTGCCGCGTTGATCGTGGAATCGCAAAATGCACAGGCGCTTGGCGTCGCACGATATTTTGTTGACCTGATGTCGCGCACGCGCGGTTTGAAACTCGATCTGCTGCCGCTTACTGGCACGATTCCAAAGTCGCAGGCGATCAGTTTTGTGCTTGATCCGCACGTTGTAGTTTCCAGCGATGAAGGGTATGAATTGGTCGTCGCCGGTGATCATATTCGTCTCGCCGCACGCACCGCGCACGGCCTGTTCAACGGCAGCACGACCTTGTGGCAACTGCTCACGCTGGATACCGGCAATACCTTGCCAATACGCGTGCCGGCCCTGCGTATCGACGATGCGCCGCGCTTTGTCTGGCGCGGCCTCATGCTCGATGTTTCGCGCCACTTCATGCCACCCGATGCGATCAAGCAGATACTCGCCGCCATGGCCGTGCACAAGCTCAATGTTTTCCACTGGCACCTCACCGACGACCAGGGCTGGCGTATCGAGATCAAGAAATATCCGCGCCTGACCGATATCGGCGCATGGCGTGTACCGGCGGGTTCGGCGGCGACCGCAGATATCGATCCGAACACCAAAAAACCGCGCCGCGAAGGTGGCTTCTATACGCAGAACGACGTGCGCGAAATCGTGTCCTATGCTGCCGAACGCTTCATCACCATCGTGCCGGAAATCGAAATGCCGGGACACGCTCAAGCGGCGATCGCGGCGTATCCGCAGTTCGGCTCGCGCGGCGACAATCCGACGGTTTCATCGGACTGGGGCGTGCACACATATCTCTACAACGTCAACGAAGATACGTTTGCTTTTCTCGAAGATGTACTCAGCGAAGTGATGGCGCTGTTTCCCGGTCGTTACATCCATGTCGGCGGCGATGAAGCAGCGAAAGACCAGTGGCAGGCATCGGCGCAAGTTCAGCAGCGCATGCACACGCTCGGCGTGGCGAATGAAGCAGCGCTGCAAAGTTATTTCATCCAGCGCATCGAAAAATTTCTCGGCGCGCACGGCCGCAAGCTGATCGGTTGGGATGAAATTCTCGAAGGCGGCTTGCCGGCCGAAGCCACGGTGATGTCGTGGCAAGGCATGAAGGGCGGCATCGAGGCCGCCAACCAAGGCCACGACGTGGTGATGGCACCGAGTCCGGACTTGTATCTGGATCATCTGCAAAGCAGCGCGCACGACGAGCCGCCGGGCCGACCGAGCCTCATCACGCTTGCCGACGTCTACAAATTCGAGCCGGTGCCGACTGAACTCAATACAACCCAAGCGCAGCATATCCTCGGCGCACAAATCAATCTGTGGACCGAACACATGCGCACGCCGCAACGCGTGCAGCACGCAACGTTTCCGCGACTGGCGGCGCTGGCCGAACTGACCTGGTCGTCGCATGAAAATCGCAACTGGAACAGTTTTGTCACGCGACTGATTCCGCAGCTTGCGCGTTATCGTCGCCTCGGCATTGACTACGCCGACAGCGCATTTGCGGTAAATATTGCTGCTGCAACGAATGCGCAGAGCGATCGAGCCGATGTCGTGCTTTCGAATCAACTCGGCATCGGTGCGATCCGCTACACGCTGGATGGCGGCGAGCCGACCGCGCAATCAGTGCGCTATGAAAAGCCGCTGCAGATCACGCTGCCACAAACCTTGCGCGCGAATACCTTCGCTGACGATCAGCCGCTGGCGGAAACTCGCACGCGAGTGATCGAGCGCCTGTCGCTGCTGCAACGGAACAGCGACGAGCTCGCCTCGTGCAACAAAAAACTGCCGCTGCGACTCGAAGACGATGCGCCCCTGCCTGGCGAGCGTGCGGTGTTCAATGTCGATATTCTCGATGCGTGCTGGATCTACGCTCAAGCGCCGTTGAACGGCATCACGCAGATACAAATCATCATCGGCCAGATTCCGTACAACTTCCAACTGTGGCATGACAGCGACAAGATCGTCAGCCATGCTGCCGCATCGAAACGCGAGGAATTGCAGGTTCGCCTGGATACGTGCGCGGGCGAAATTCTCGCCGTATTGCCACTGACACCGGCGCTGGCACAATCCGGCCTGAGCACGCTGACCGCAAACCTGCCCGCACGCAGCGGCACGCATGATTTGTGCCTGTTTTTCACGACGCGCAATCACGATCCGTTGTGGGCGATCGATGCGGTGCAATTGCTGCCCAGCGCAACACCCGTATCGCCAAAATAA